The genomic interval CTGGGCGTAGATCGTACGGGTGGAGGCCATTTTCAAGATGGCTGCCGCTTCCTTCGCCGCCGCTCCGTCCACCACGTCGGACAGGTGGTGGACCACCGCCACGAAGGACAGGCCGAGCCGGCGGCCGAACTTCAGCAGGCGCTGGAAGAGCTGGGCCACGAACGGGCTGGCGATGATGTGCCAGGCCTCCTCGACCAGGAAGATGCGCTTCTTGCGGTCGGGGCGGATCCAGGTGTGTTCCAGCCATACACCGACGATCGCCATGAGGATGGGCATGGCGATGGAGTTGCGGTCGATGTGGGACAAATCGAAGACGATCAGCGGCGCGTCCAGGTCGATGCCGACCGTGGTCGGGCCGTCGAACATGCCCCGCAGGTCACCGTCGACCAGTCGGTCCAGGACCAGGGCGACATCGAGGCCCCACGCGCGGACGTCCTCTATGTCGACGTTCATCGCCTCGGCCGACTCGGGTTCGGGGTGCCGTAGCTGCTCCACGATGTCCGTGAGGATCGGCTGGCGTTCGACGATCGTCTCGTTGACGTAGGCGTGCGCGACCTTCAGCGCGAAGCCCGAGCGCTCGTCGAGGCCGTGGCCCATCGCGACCTCGATGATGGTCCGGAGCAGGGCGAGCTGCCCGGTCGTCGTGATCGCCGGGTCGAGCGGGTTGAGGCGGATCCCCATGTCCAGGGCGGCCATCGGGTCCAGGCGGATGGGAGTTATCCCCAACTCCTGCGCGATGAGGTTCCATTCGCCGACGCCGTCCTCGCCCTGGGCGTCGAGGACGACGACCTGGCGGTCCCGGAAGCGCAGCTGGCGCAGCACGTACGTCTTCTCGAGCGCCGACTTGCCGTTGCCGGACTCGCCCAGGACCAGCCAGTGGGGGGCCGGCAGCTGCTGGCCGTAGAGCTGGAAGGGGTCGTAGATGTAGCCCTTGCCGGAGTACACCTCACGGCCGATGATCACGCCCGAGTCGCCGAGGCCGGGCGCGGCGGTCGGGAGGTAGACCGCCTGCGCCTGGCCGGTGGAGGTGCGGACCGGCAGGCGGGTCGTCTCGACCTTCCCGAAGAGAAAGGCCGTGAAGGCGTCGGTGAGGACGGACAGCGGATCCCGCATGCTTTTGCCCCTACCTTCGAATGCCGGTGGCGAACGGAAGTGTGTTCACAAAGGCGCGATGGTGCTCGCGGTCGCACCACTCCAGTTTCAGATACGACTTTCCGGCCGAGGCCCGGATGGTCCTCTTGTCGCGGGCCAGGGCCTCGGGATTGCGGGAGGAGACGGTGATGTAGCCGACCAGGTTGACCCCGGCCGCGCCGCTCGCGAGGTCCTCGCCGCGCTGGTCGAGCCGGTTGTGGGCGGCGATGTCGCGCGGGTCCACGGTCCGGTTC from Streptomyces sp. CC0208 carries:
- a CDS encoding ATP-binding protein, with product MRDPLSVLTDAFTAFLFGKVETTRLPVRTSTGQAQAVYLPTAAPGLGDSGVIIGREVYSGKGYIYDPFQLYGQQLPAPHWLVLGESGNGKSALEKTYVLRQLRFRDRQVVVLDAQGEDGVGEWNLIAQELGITPIRLDPMAALDMGIRLNPLDPAITTTGQLALLRTIIEVAMGHGLDERSGFALKVAHAYVNETIVERQPILTDIVEQLRHPEPESAEAMNVDIEDVRAWGLDVALVLDRLVDGDLRGMFDGPTTVGIDLDAPLIVFDLSHIDRNSIAMPILMAIVGVWLEHTWIRPDRKKRIFLVEEAWHIIASPFVAQLFQRLLKFGRRLGLSFVAVVHHLSDVVDGAAAKEAAAILKMASTRTIYAQKADEARATGRVLGLPRWAVEIIPSLSPGIAVWDVNGNVQVVKHLVTETERPLVFTDRAMTESSSDLTDDALRAAELEAEERAAAFVEQHMGDSESTVA